The Saccharothrix variisporea genome has a segment encoding these proteins:
- a CDS encoding PDGLE domain-containing protein has product MKRFFVWFAVVSLVLAGVVSYFASSDPDGLDFVTEEHGIAEHAQDHPLAGGPFADYAVGGDDRLTGLAGVVGVVLTLVVAGGLFWLLRKRSPSK; this is encoded by the coding sequence GTGAAGCGGTTCTTCGTCTGGTTCGCCGTGGTGAGCCTGGTGCTCGCGGGCGTGGTGTCCTACTTCGCCAGTTCCGACCCGGACGGGCTGGACTTCGTCACCGAGGAGCACGGCATCGCCGAGCACGCCCAGGACCACCCGCTGGCGGGCGGGCCGTTCGCGGACTACGCGGTGGGTGGCGACGACCGGCTCACCGGCCTGGCGGGCGTGGTCGGCGTGGTGCTCACGCTGGTCGTCGCGGGTGGGCTGTTCTGGTTGCTGCGCAAGCGTTCCCCGTCCAAGTGA